The Herbiconiux sp. SALV-R1 nucleotide sequence GTGGGAGATGATCTCGTCCCGCATGGAGCGCGCCGCCGAGACGAGCCTCTCTTCGAGAGCGTGGGGATCAAGGGCCAGCAACTCGTCGAGGCTGGGGGCCGCCGCGTGCGCGGGGGCCACGTCGGCCAGCTGGGTCGAGGTCATCGTGCGTTCCTTTCGTCGTTGAAAAGGCACCCGGGGAGGGGGTGTCGGATCAGGTGATCGACCAACCGCGGTCGACGTAGAGGTTCACGGCCGAGACGCCGCGGTTGCGCAGCAGGAACTGCGTCGCGTCGACGACGTCGGCCATGGTGGCGAGCTTGCCGCCGGGGGTGCGGCTCTCGTAGCCGTCGAGCACGCCCTCGGGCTTGTTCGCCCAGAACGGGCTGTCGCCGATGATGCCCGGGTGGAGGGCGTTCACACGGATGGGCGCGATCTCGAGGGCGAGGGTGTTGATGAGGCCCGTCACGCCGCCGTTGATCGACGACACCGTGGTGGAGCCGGGGTACGGGAGGTCTTTGGCGCGGCCGCCGAACAACACGATGCCGGTGTCGACGCTCGGCTCGAGGCGGTCGAGCAGGGCGTGCACGGTCTCGGCGTAGCCGACGAGCTTGAGGGTCACCAGGCGGATGGCCCGCTCGATGTCGTAGTCGCGGATGGTGTTCGCGTCGCGCTCGATGGCGGCGAGCACGAGACCGTGCACCTGGCCGATCGACTCGAGCTGGCCGGCGATGGTGCGCGGCTCCGAGATGTCGAGGGCGACGCCCGTGGCCGCCGGGCCGAGGGAAGCGGCGATCTCCTCGGTGCGCGCCTGGTCGCGGCCCGTGATGACGACGCGGTCGCCACGCTCGATGCTGTCCTTGGCGATCTCCAAGCCGATACCGGAGGTTCCTCCGACGACGACGATGGTCTTTTCGCTCACTGCTTCCCAGCCCTTCTCGGCGCATCCTCACGCCCGGTGGTTTTAGATAGTATAACCATTTCTTGCTCCAACATTGTCCGACAATACAGCCAGTAATACTGGACAATGTGTGAAGCGGCGCTTAATCTGAGCGCACGAGTGAAACGCAAGTCAAGGAGGATGAGCGACCACAATGTCCGACACCCTGAAGCCGCGACCCGGCCAGCCCATCGTGTTCCGCAACGGCATCGTCTTGACGATGGACGACGCGCACACGGTGATCCCGAAGGGCGACGTGCTCGTCGTCGACGGGAAGATCGCCGAGGTGGGCGTCGACCTCAGCGCGCCGGAGGGCGCCTTCGAGATCGACGCGTCCGGGGGCATCCTCATGCCCGGCATGATCGACACGCACCGCCACATGTGGCAGACCGCCATGCGCGGCTACGGTGCCGACTGGACCCTCACCCAGTACTTCGTCTGGTACTACCTCGAGCACGGCATGAAGTTCCGCCCGCAAGACGTGGCGGCCGGCAACCTCATCTCGGCTCTCGACGCCGTGGAGTCGGGCGTCACCACGAGCGTCGACTGGTCGCACGGCCTCCGC carries:
- a CDS encoding SDR family NAD(P)-dependent oxidoreductase is translated as MSEKTIVVVGGTSGIGLEIAKDSIERGDRVVITGRDQARTEEIAASLGPAATGVALDISEPRTIAGQLESIGQVHGLVLAAIERDANTIRDYDIERAIRLVTLKLVGYAETVHALLDRLEPSVDTGIVLFGGRAKDLPYPGSTTVSSINGGVTGLINTLALEIAPIRVNALHPGIIGDSPFWANKPEGVLDGYESRTPGGKLATMADVVDATQFLLRNRGVSAVNLYVDRGWSIT